The nucleotide sequence GATCCATGGTATCGAGACGACCCCCTCAGTTCCGTACTGGGTGCCGATCAGCCCAAAGGCGACTGCCGCGACCGCCGCCCCGAAGTAGGCGACGCGCTCGCCGGCCAGCCGATAAACCAGCGGCGCGATCGCTGCCGCCAGAAACGGCAACGCCAGCACGACAAGGAGGACGCTCTGACTCGGTGATTGCACATCTCAGTGTTCCCGGGAGAGTCGACTTAATCCTTCTCAAATACCCCGATCCTGTCACTCGGTACGAGGGCCATCACGAAGGGTGTCTGTGGCGGTCACGTCCGAAACACGGTTTGGATCTATGCGATCCGGACGGTCAGTACCGTTCAATAATCGGATGAGAGACCATCGGCTGGTCGATTACGTGCAGCTTTTAATTACGGGGGCAGTACCGCCGCCATGGATCGGCTCAAACAGTCGTTGCTCGACGCCCCGGTAATCGAAAAGGAGGAGTACCAGTATTTCGTCCATCCGATCAGCGACGGCGTCCCGATGCTCCGTCCCGAGCTCCTGCGTGAGATCGTCATCCGGATCATCCGGAAGGCCGAGCTGGAAGATGTCGACAAAATTGTCACGCCCGCGGCGATGGGAATCCACATCTCGACGGCTGTTTCGCTGATGACTGATATCCCGCTGGTGGTCATCCGCAAGCGTCAGTACGGGCTCGAAGGCGAGGTGTCCCTCCAGCAGGTCACCGGTTACTCCGAGAGCGAGATGTACGTCAACGACGTCTACGAGGGCGACAAGGTGCTTGTGCTGGACGACGTTCTTTCGACGGGTGGGACACTCGCCGGCATCACTGGGGCGCTCGAAGAGATCGGCGCGGACATCGTCGACATCGTCGCGGTCATCAAGAAAGTCGGCGGCGAGAACAAGATCGATGACTCCGATTTCGACGTCAAGACACTGATCAACGTCGACGTCGAGGACATGGAAGTCATCATCGTCGACGAACAGGGCGACGGGTAATTCCAGCAGGAAAACAGCCCTCAGGCGTCCGACTATCCTTTCTTGAAGCCGACCAGAAAGCCACCGGTGAAGCCGGCACCGACCGGCACCGTCGAGAGGACGCTCATCACCCACGACGGGGGCTGAGCGGCTGCAGCACCACCGGCTGTCGAGTTGTTGACCGCTCCGGTCGCGTTGGTCGCAACGCCAGTCGCGTTTTCGGCGGCACCCGAAATCGCATCCCAGTTCACCTCCAGGATACCCCTGGTTTCGAGGAATTTGAACAGCGCGAGTTCCAGGCCGATAATGATCGCGATGAGTTTCGCGACTTTCTTGGCCGCGAATCCGATGACGCCGCCGATAACTGCACCACCACCAACTTCGAGCCCGAGCTGCTGTGGGTTGTCCAACCCGAGTTGGAGCGGATTTATGTCTACCATACGCGATGGATCACAGCCGTCAGTTAAGACTCTTGTGGGAGGCCGCCCAGCTTACGCGACCTGCTGGCTACCGGCCGATTTAGCCTCGAGAAGCTCCTTGTAGCGGTTCCGGATCGTCACT is from Halorhabdus sp. BNX81 and encodes:
- the hpt gene encoding hypoxanthine/guanine phosphoribosyltransferase, with protein sequence MDRLKQSLLDAPVIEKEEYQYFVHPISDGVPMLRPELLREIVIRIIRKAELEDVDKIVTPAAMGIHISTAVSLMTDIPLVVIRKRQYGLEGEVSLQQVTGYSESEMYVNDVYEGDKVLVLDDVLSTGGTLAGITGALEEIGADIVDIVAVIKKVGGENKIDDSDFDVKTLINVDVEDMEVIIVDEQGDG
- a CDS encoding FUN14 domain-containing protein; this translates as MVDINPLQLGLDNPQQLGLEVGGGAVIGGVIGFAAKKVAKLIAIIIGLELALFKFLETRGILEVNWDAISGAAENATGVATNATGAVNNSTAGGAAAAQPPSWVMSVLSTVPVGAGFTGGFLVGFKKG